In one Lolium rigidum isolate FL_2022 chromosome 3, APGP_CSIRO_Lrig_0.1, whole genome shotgun sequence genomic region, the following are encoded:
- the LOC124694228 gene encoding mitochondrial inner membrane protein OXA1-like, which translates to MAFSARRSLASALSRHLTRRLHPSLPHLVPSHHDRSGDPSCSSPPPPPPTHQPSRFPSSDLRRRSRSLPLPFGAHLTARRNFSSGPAAEGILSDAASSVLPAPPFPGEVAAAAADSFPPFAAVHHLIDAVHSFTGLNWWASIALTTVLVRAATIPLLVRQFKAERTINALKPEVKAIEEDMVNSTDPRAKQERNKKLSELYRKHGVSRLTPYNLLFIQGPIFISFSCAISNMIEKVPSFKEGGAFWFTDLTTPDELYILPVLISMAFAADEINIKASRSPIRQNIKIANRVLAVSIVPLSMSFCKAHFFYWVPWTLFSLACRFAFRNPAVRQYMNIPPVVPRHVPAVQVSTSKGPKPIPTFDSSPAVNGSEQSSSEPRDKSVDVEKKRRTPSVITIRVRE; encoded by the exons atgGCGTTCTCCGCGCGGAGGAGCCTGGCCTCCGCCCTCTCCCGCCACCTCACCCGCCGTCTCCACCCCTCCCTCCCCCACCTCGTCCCCTCCCACCACGACCGGAGCGGCGACCCCTCCTGctcctcccctccgccgcctcctcctaccCACCAACCCTCCCGGTTCCCCTCCAGCGACCTCCGCCGACGCTCCAGGTCCCTCCCCCTCCCCTTCGGCGCCCACCTCACGGCCCGCCGTAACTTCTCCTCCGGACCCGCCGCGGAGGGCATCCTCTCCGACGCTGCATCCTCAGTTCTACCCGCGCCGCCTTTCCCGGGGgaggtggccgccgccgccgccgactcgTTCCCCCCGTTCGCCGCCGTGCATCACCTCATCGACGCCGTCCACTCCTTCACCGGGCTCAACTG GTGGGCTTCTATTGCGCTGACAACCGTGTTGGTCCGGGCCGCGACGATCCCGCTGCTGGTGCGCCAGTTCAAGGCCGAGAGGACGATCAAT GCATTGAAGCCAGAAGTTAAAGCAATTGAGGAGGATATGGTAAAT TCAACGGACCCACGTGCGAAGCAAGAGAGGAATAAGAAATTGAGTGAGCTATACAGAAA GCATGGTGTTAGTCGATTGACACCGTATAACCTTCTATTCATCCAAGGGCCTATCTTCATAAGTTTTTCCTGTGCT ATAAGTAACATGATAGAGAAAGTCCCTTCTTTCAAAGAAGGTGGAGCATTTTGGTTTACTGATTTGACAACTCCTGACGAGCTTTACATCCTCCCGGTGTTGATATCAATGGCATTCGCTGCGGATGAG ATCAATATAAAAGCAAGCAGAAGTCCTATCCGGCAAAACATAAAGATTGCGAACAGAGTACTGGCAGTTTCGATTGTACCATTATCAATGAGCTTTTGCAAG GCACATTTCTTCTACTGGGTGCCATGGACCTTGTTCTCTCTTGCGTGTCGATTTG CTTTCCGGAATCCAGCTGTAAGGCAATACATGAATATTCCTCCAGTCGTACCACGGCATGTACCTGCTGTGCAAGTGTCGACCTCCAAGGGGCCAAAGCCAATTCCAACATTTGATTCATCGCCTGCAGTTAATGGATCTGAGCAGTCTAGTTCTGAGCCTAGGGACAAGAGTGTAGATGTTGAGAAGAAGCGGCGAACCCCTAGTGTGATAACTATcagagtgcgagagtaa